The proteins below are encoded in one region of Flavobacterium sp. IMCC34852:
- a CDS encoding acyl-CoA dehydrogenase family protein, protein MSDITRGGQFLVKETKCEDIFTPEDFSEEQIMMRDSVKEFVDKEIWPNKDRFEKKDYAFTEEMMRKAGEMGFLSVAVPEAYGGMGMGFVDTCLVCDYISGATGSFSTAFGAHTGIGTMPITLYGTEEQKQKYVPKLASGEWFGAYCLTEPGAGSDANSGKTKAVLSEDGKYYSITGQKMWISNAGFCSLFIVFARIEDDKNITGFIVENDPSNGITMNEEEHKLGIRASSTRQVFFADTKVPVENMLAGRGEGFKIAMNALNVGRIKLAAACLDAQRRVTSNAVNYANERIQFNTPISSFGAIRYKLAEMATSAYAGESATYRAAKDIENRIKIREVEGASHQEAELKGVEEFAIECSILKVAVSEDVQNCADEGIQIYGGMGFSEDTPMESAWRDARIARIYEGTNEINRMLSVGMLIKKAMKGHVDLLGPAMKVQEELMGIPSFDTPDYSELFSEEKEMVAKLKKAFLMVAGAAVQKYGMDLDAHQQLLMAAADMLIEIYIAESTILRTEKLAKKEGETKVTEQIAMAKLYLYKAVDVVTQKGKESIISFAEGDEQRMMLMGLRRFTKYTNMPNIVGLRETITAKLVAENSYCF, encoded by the coding sequence ATGAGCGATATCACTCGTGGAGGTCAATTCCTCGTAAAAGAAACCAAATGCGAAGACATCTTCACTCCCGAAGATTTCTCGGAAGAACAAATCATGATGCGTGATTCTGTCAAAGAATTCGTCGACAAAGAAATTTGGCCCAACAAAGACCGTTTCGAAAAGAAAGATTACGCTTTCACTGAAGAAATGATGCGCAAAGCAGGTGAAATGGGCTTTCTAAGCGTAGCCGTTCCTGAAGCTTATGGCGGAATGGGCATGGGATTCGTGGATACTTGTTTGGTTTGCGATTATATTTCGGGCGCTACCGGTTCGTTCTCAACGGCTTTTGGTGCGCATACCGGAATTGGAACCATGCCAATTACTCTATACGGAACTGAGGAACAAAAACAGAAATACGTCCCTAAATTAGCTTCCGGCGAATGGTTTGGCGCTTACTGCTTAACCGAACCGGGCGCAGGATCTGATGCCAACTCAGGAAAGACCAAAGCCGTACTTTCCGAAGATGGCAAATATTACAGCATCACCGGACAAAAAATGTGGATTTCCAACGCCGGATTTTGTTCCCTATTTATCGTTTTTGCTCGTATCGAAGACGATAAAAACATCACCGGTTTCATTGTAGAAAATGACCCAAGTAACGGAATCACGATGAACGAAGAAGAACACAAACTAGGCATTCGTGCCTCTTCTACTCGCCAAGTTTTCTTTGCGGACACTAAAGTTCCCGTGGAAAATATGTTGGCCGGACGTGGCGAAGGTTTCAAGATTGCTATGAATGCGTTGAATGTTGGTCGTATCAAATTGGCTGCCGCTTGTTTGGATGCGCAACGTCGTGTGACTTCCAATGCCGTAAATTATGCCAACGAAAGAATACAGTTCAATACACCAATCTCCAGTTTTGGAGCGATTCGTTATAAATTAGCCGAAATGGCTACTTCCGCTTATGCCGGAGAAAGTGCTACTTATCGCGCTGCAAAAGACATTGAAAACCGCATCAAAATTCGCGAAGTGGAAGGTGCTTCACATCAAGAAGCCGAATTAAAAGGCGTTGAAGAATTCGCTATCGAATGTTCGATTCTAAAAGTAGCCGTTTCTGAAGACGTTCAAAATTGTGCTGACGAAGGCATTCAAATTTATGGTGGAATGGGATTCTCTGAAGATACGCCAATGGAAAGCGCTTGGCGTGATGCCCGTATAGCCCGTATTTACGAAGGAACCAATGAAATCAACCGAATGCTATCGGTAGGAATGCTAATCAAAAAAGCCATGAAAGGCCATGTGGATTTATTGGGACCGGCCATGAAAGTGCAGGAAGAATTAATGGGTATTCCATCCTTCGACACTCCTGATTATTCGGAATTATTTTCTGAAGAAAAAGAAATGGTGGCCAAATTGAAAAAAGCCTTCTTAATGGTAGCCGGAGCTGCGGTGCAAAAATACGGTATGGATTTAGACGCACACCAACAACTATTAATGGCTGCTGCCGATATGTTAATCGAAATTTATATTGCAGAAAGTACCATTTTAAGAACAGAAAAATTGGCTAAGAAAGAAGGTGAAACCAAAGTAACCGAGCAAATTGCGATGGCTAAACTATACTTATACAAAGCTGTAGACGTCGTGACTCAAAAAGGAAAAGAAAGCATTATTTCTTTTGCCGAAGGCGACGAACAACGCATGATGCTCATGGGATTACGCCGATTCACTAAATACACCAATATGCCTAATATAGTGGGCTTAAGAGAAACTATTACTGCCAAGTTAGTGGCGGAAAATAGCTATTGTTTTTAG
- a CDS encoding acetyl-CoA C-acyltransferase: protein MKTAYIVKAYRTAVGKAPKGVFRFKRPDELAAETIQYMMNELPDFDKSRIDDVMVGNAMPEAEQGLNVARLISLMGLKVTDVPGVTVNRYCASGLETIAMATSKIQSGMADCIIAGGAESMSFIPMGGYKPTPDYSVAAEGHEDYYWGMGLTAEAVAKQFNVSREDQDEFALNSHLKAIKAQAEGKFDKQIVPITIEQTFINENGKKETKSYTVTKDEGPRADTNAAALGKLRPVFAADGSVTAGNSSQMSDGAAFVLIMSEEMVKELNLTPIARMVSYAAAGVEPRIMGIGPVKAIPKALKQAGLTLNDINLIELNEAFASQALAVTRELGINPDIVNVNGGAIALGHPLGCTGAKLSVQLFDEMKRRGDKYGIVSMCVGTGQGAAGIYEIL from the coding sequence ATGAAAACAGCCTATATAGTAAAAGCATACAGAACCGCGGTAGGTAAAGCCCCAAAGGGAGTTTTCCGTTTCAAAAGACCGGATGAATTAGCCGCAGAAACCATTCAGTACATGATGAATGAACTGCCTGATTTCGATAAATCCAGAATAGACGACGTCATGGTGGGTAACGCTATGCCTGAAGCTGAACAGGGATTAAACGTAGCCCGCTTGATTTCATTAATGGGATTAAAAGTGACCGATGTTCCCGGTGTAACCGTGAACCGTTATTGCGCTTCCGGACTGGAAACCATCGCGATGGCAACTTCCAAAATCCAAAGCGGAATGGCGGATTGCATCATCGCAGGCGGTGCCGAAAGCATGTCTTTCATTCCGATGGGCGGCTACAAACCAACACCGGATTACAGTGTTGCAGCCGAAGGTCACGAAGATTACTATTGGGGAATGGGTTTAACGGCAGAAGCTGTAGCCAAACAATTCAATGTGTCGCGTGAAGACCAAGATGAGTTCGCCCTAAATTCGCACTTAAAAGCCATCAAAGCACAAGCCGAAGGCAAATTCGACAAACAAATTGTGCCTATTACTATCGAACAAACGTTCATCAATGAAAATGGTAAAAAAGAAACCAAATCATACACTGTAACCAAAGACGAAGGACCAAGAGCCGATACCAATGCTGCAGCTTTAGGTAAGTTGCGCCCGGTATTCGCTGCTGATGGAAGTGTAACCGCCGGTAACTCTTCTCAAATGAGTGATGGTGCTGCTTTTGTCTTAATCATGAGCGAAGAAATGGTTAAAGAACTAAACCTTACTCCTATTGCCCGAATGGTAAGTTATGCCGCAGCCGGTGTTGAACCTAGAATCATGGGTATCGGTCCGGTTAAAGCCATTCCAAAAGCCTTGAAACAAGCTGGCTTGACTTTAAATGATATCAATTTAATCGAATTAAACGAGGCTTTTGCTTCTCAAGCTTTAGCGGTTACAAGAGAATTAGGCATCAATCCAGATATCGTAAACGTCAATGGTGGCGCCATTGCTTTAGGTCATCCGCTTGGTTGTACCGGTGCCAAACTTTCTGTACAATTATTTGACGAAATGAAACGCCGAGGTGACAAGTATGGAATCGTATCAATGTGTGTCGGAACCGGACAAGGTGCAGCGGGTATTTATGAAATATTATAA